A region of Sugiyamaella lignohabitans strain CBS 10342 chromosome A, complete sequence DNA encodes the following proteins:
- the RBS1 gene encoding R3H domain-containing protein 2: MESGSVEGATVASQSVLEDPKVAILDSKHPVPVSSETRMAQDGVGVTEKLGVKKVSKPLSFADVAAAASGNSGSTGTTRSHTTDAMKSREVVSGPTAQSQDHSTSQQTENSIEVPSGGLPVDSPSKPVVDLSSGAPKSTDGNSVDIVTGGTIADIGSNSISAHETPYSSLDHVLRLALFDPKNRMFVLRLEKQILSLLRTPNVQSVELDAMNSYFRLVSHKVADYYGIGHMSSLEGRSVVVFKESKPMKLPRIRLSDIENENPSGSNDHKEGSLMTPSGPNSSEILSGYSSPSGGSGGVDGQASALESPMKKLVITKRPAVLLKKDREQPSRQSSVSPSPAELDNSGNNGSVLLTTPVDTATSNGLSEIPDGGSSDAGSKKIDKPKLLNRSVVVEEDKRSGNMSSDESDVTTQDDSKSGTLKGLSFEAKVAAYEEARARIFKNFVEAEEGEDDATVDSTTKPAAGDLSVSDAREYSREYVRQHDIISNSNSVYAYNNRSNLSDPQLYSKFEGQKHHSTHPTYSNGTVHRAKSGGATGPDLNRSGNSIQFQADTVRTPIYNYNYPGYQNNGNVPQQQQVNPQYLAYNGAVTGRYPNYPQLYNQDPSLANRADYCNNGISQGAYYNPQAMSYRPQNQHQYQPQPQSQPVHQYQPQHQYPHRYQHQTQGSYAYQQQPEYQYAQPSYQHPQQQQHMRPYQEHQQKHQYQPNYPKVPHHSQGIVRPGSAHAYTSGTISNTPSLLSGTINSTPTESTSVAVASSSGQQTTTTASNTAASPSQEQPPNQQKQLDLSTDFPPLVQGK, from the coding sequence ATGGAATCTGGTTCAGTTGAGGGTGCAACTGTGGCATCCCAGTCTGTACTTGAGGATCCCAAAGTGGCGATTTTGGATTCCAAACACCCTGTCCCTGTTAGTTCAGAGACCAGAATGGCTCAAGATGGTGTGGGAGTAACAGAGAAACTTGGAGTTAAAAAGGTCTCCAAGCCCCTGTCTTttgctgatgttgctgctgctgctagtggtaaTTCTGGTAGCACTGGTACTACCCGTTCTCATACCACAGATGCCATGAAAAGTAGAGAGGTTGTATCTGGACCGACGGCTCAATCACAAGATCACTCGACGTCGCAACAAACTGAGAATTCTATAGAGGTACCATCAGGGGGATTACCAGTCGATTCACCAAGCAAGCCAGTGGTAGATCTAAGTTCTGGCGCTCCTAAATCCACTGACGGTAATTCTGTCGATATTGTGACCGGCGGTActattgctgatattggcTCTAATTCTATTAGTGCACATGAAACTCCATACTCGAGTCTGGATCATGTTCTCAGGCTGGCTTTATTTGATCCAAAAAACAGAATGTTTGTGCTGAGACTAGAGAAACAAATCCTGAGTCTACTGAGAACGCCAAATGTCCAGTCAGTCGAACTTGACGCTATGAACTCGTATTTCCGCCTCGTATCTCATAAAGTAGCGGATTATTACGGCATAGGTCATATGTCGAGTCTCGAGGGTAGGAGTGTGGTAGTTTTCAAGGAGTCAAAGCCAATGAAACTTCCTCGAATTAGATTGAGTGATATCGAGAATGAGAATCCAAGTGGAAGTAATGATCACAAAGAAGGTAGTCTAATGACTCCAAGTGGACCCAATTCTAGTGAGATACTTAGTGGTTATAGTAGCCCTAGTGgaggtagtggtggtgttgatggTCAGGCATCAGCATTAGAATCgccgatgaagaagctggttATTACCAAACGGCCGGCGGTATTGTTGAAAAAAGATCGCGAGCAGCCTTCACGACAGTCATCAGTGTCACCATCGCCAGCTGAGCTGGATAATAGTGGTAATAATGGGTCTGTTCTTTTGACTACACCAGTTGATACTGCTACTTCGAATGGATTGTCCGAGATCCCGGATGGCGGGAGTTCTGATGCCGGCTCTAAAAAAATTGACAAGCCAAAATTGTTAAACCGAAGTGTGGTTGTAGAGGAAGACAAGAGATCTGGTAATATGTCATCTGATGAATCAGATGTCACTACTCAGGATGACAGTAAGAGTGGTACATTAAAGGGACTTAGCTTTGAAGCCAAAGTGGCTGCCTATGAAGAGGCCAGAGCAAGAATCTTTAAGAATTTTGTagaagctgaagagggtgaagatgatgcgACTGTTGATTCAACAACTAAGCCGGCTGCAGGTGATCTAAGTGTGTCGGATGCTAGAGAATATTCTCGTGAATATGTGAGACAGCATGATATTATCAGTAATAGTAACAGTGTCTATGCGTATAACAATCGATCCAACCTAAGTGATCCTCAACTTTATAGCAAGTTTGAAGGCCAGAAACACCACAGCACTCACCCAACATATTCAAATGGTACAGTTCATAGAGCCAAAAGCGGGGGTGCTACCGGTCCCGACTTGAATAGAAGTGGAAACAGCATACAGTTTCAGGCTGATACGGTTCGAACTCCAATTTATAACTACAATTACCCCGGTTACCaaaacaatggcaatgtcccacagcagcaacaggtGAATCCTCAATACCTGGCATATAATGGTGCAGTAACAGGGAGGTATCCGAATTATCCACAACTATATAACCAAGATCCCAGTCTAGCTAACAGGGCTGATTATTGTAATAATGGTATTTCACAAGGGGCCTATTATAACCCACAAGCAATGTCTTATCGACCACAGAACCAACATCAGTATCAACCTCAACCTCAATCCCAACCAGTGCATCAGTATCAACCGCAGCATCAATATCCACACcgatatcagcatcaaacACAGGGCTCCTACGcatatcaacagcagccagaaTATCAGTACGCACAGCCAAGCTACCAGCATCcgcagcaacagcagcacaTGCGCCCGTATCAGGAGCACCAGCAAAAGCATCAGTACCAGCCTAACTACCCCAAAGTGCCACATCATTCCCAAGGAATTGTCAGACCAGGGTCAGCACATGCGTATACTTCAGGCACGATATCCAACACACCATCGTTGCTGTCAGGTACCATCAATTCAACTCCAACTGAGTCGACTAGTGTAGCTGTAGCTTCAAGTTCGGGGCAACAAACAACCACTACAGCTTCTAATacagcagcatcaccaTCTCAGGAGCAGCCCCCgaaccaacaaaaacagcTTGATTTGTCTACAGACTTCCCACCTCTTGTCCAAGGAAAGTGA
- the RDI1 gene encoding Rdi1p (Rho GDP dissociation inhibitor; involved in the localization and regulation of Cdc42p and Rho1p; protein abundance increases in response to DNA replication stress; GO_component: GO:0005935 - cellular bud neck [Evidence IDA] [PMID 15108020]; GO_component: GO:0005934 - cellular bud tip [Evidence IDA] [PMID 15108020]; GO_component: GO:0005737 - cytoplasm [Evidence IEA,IEA,IEA]; GO_component: GO:0005829 - cytosol [Evidence IDA] [PMID 10066831]; GO_component: GO:0005886 - plasma membrane [Evidence IDA] [PMID 16622836]; GO_function: GO:0005096 - GTPase activator activity [Evidence IEA]; GO_function: GO:0005094 - Rho GDP-dissociation inhibitor activity [Evidence IEA]; GO_function: GO:0005094 - Rho GDP-dissociation inhibitor activity [Evidence IDA] [PMID 10066831]; GO_process: GO:0007015 - actin filament organization [Evidence IDA,IMP] [PMID 9242378]; GO_process: GO:0043547 - positive regulation of GTPase activity [Evidence IEA]; GO_process: GO:0050790 - regulation of catalytic activity [Evidence IEA]; GO_process: GO:0032889 - regulation of vacuole fusion, non-autophagic [Evidence IDA] [PMID 11598008]; GO_process: GO:0007264 - small GTPase mediated signal transduction [Evidence IPI] [PMID 10066831]): MSVIREEESRIQSQIPPQYIVAPKKAIEEYITLDAEDESLVRWKKSLGLNVDNYNGVNSIGDPTDKRKLVVVHIKVAVEGRDPVFLNTENESEIKNFGKNPVAAIEHAKFKITIRFRIQHEILTGLRYYQTAKRGGITMSKTDHTLGAYPPNTPDKPYYEVSLPEGEAPGGLLARGSYSCSTTFYDDDKVSHLTIPWKLMIVKREK; the protein is encoded by the coding sequence ATGTCGGTTATTCGCGAAGAAGAATCGAGGATCCAATCCCAAATCCCTCCCCAATATATTGTTGCTCCTAAAAAGGCAATTGAAGAATATATCACCCtggatgctgaagatgagtcTCTTGTCAGATGGAAAAAGTCCTTGGGCTTGAATGTCGACAACTACAACGGTGTTAATTCCATTGGTGATCCCACCGACAAGAGAAAACTAGTCGTGGTCCACATCAAAGTCGCTGTTGAAGGAAGAGACCCTGTATTCCTTAATACCGAGAACGAGTCGGAAATCAAGAATTTTGGTAAAAACCCTGTAGCGGCAATTGAACATGCCAAGTTCAAGATTACTATCAGATTTAGAATCCAGCATGAGATTCTTACTGGTTTGAGATACTATCAAACGGCAAAGAGAGGTGGTATTACCATGTCCAAGACTGATCACACTTTAGGTGCTTACCCACCTAATACTCCTGACAAGCCTTACTACGAGGTATCTTTACCCGAAGGTGAAGCCCCTGGTGGTCTACTTGCTAGAGGTTCATACTCGTGTTCAACTACTTTTTACGACGATGATAAAGTCAGTCACTTGACAATTCCTTGGAAGCTCATGATTGTCAAGCGAGAGAAATGA
- the PPH21 gene encoding phosphoprotein phosphatase 2A catalytic subunit PPH21 (Catalytic subunit of protein phosphatase 2A (PP2A); functionally redundant with Pph22p; methylated at C terminus; forms alternate complexes with several regulatory subunits; involved in signal transduction and regulation of mitosis; forms nuclear foci upon DNA replication stress; PPH21 has a paralog, PPH22, that arose from the whole genome duplication; GO_component: GO:0005737 - cytoplasm [Evidence IDA] [PMID 22842922]; GO_component: GO:0005634 - nucleus [Evidence IDA] [PMID 22842922]; GO_component: GO:0000159 - protein phosphatase type 2A complex [Evidence IDA] [PMID 17550305]; GO_function: GO:0016787 - hydrolase activity [Evidence IEA,IEA]; GO_function: GO:0046872 - metal ion binding [Evidence IEA]; GO_function: GO:0004721 - phosphoprotein phosphatase activity [Evidence IEA,IEA]; GO_function: GO:0004722 - protein serine/threonine phosphatase activity [Evidence IMP] [PMID 2176150]; GO_process: GO:0000082 - G1/S transition of mitotic cell cycle [Evidence IGI] [PMID 12518319]; GO_process: GO:0007015 - actin filament organization [Evidence TAS] [PMID 9001215]; GO_process: GO:0007117 - budding cell bud growth [Evidence TAS] [PMID 9001215]; GO_process: GO:0007094 - mitotic spindle assembly checkpoint [Evidence IPI] [PMID 9001215]; GO_process: GO:0006470 - protein dephosphorylation [Evidence TAS] [PMID 9001215]; GO_process: GO:0006417 - regulation of translation [Evidence IPI] [PMID 10329624]) gives MDIDPDVQMEDALTEPSLGLEDEENGHIHEFGVDPLDSRYHDISVMGRNAPAELTSQSLNQLDSWIETLQGCNPLSEEEVQQLCNMVSTTAPTRCRSRSEHNGVWGSAPAAGGETRGNGGVPPAAGALPQTPLCSLRERLGGCEWDTNEGVG, from the coding sequence ATGGATATCGATCCTGATGTACAAATGGAGGATGCATTGACTGAGCCATCGTTAGGTCTggaagacgaagaaaacGGACACATCCACGAGTTCGGTGTCGACCCGCTCGATAGCCGCTACCACGATATCTCGGTCATGGGCCGCAATGCGCCAGCCGAGCTCACTTCGCAATCACTCAACCAGCTCGACTCATGGATCGAAACACTCCAAGGATGCAACCCCCTCTCCGAAGAAGAGGTCCAACAACTCTGCAACATGGTAAGTACCACCGCACCTACCCGAtgccgctcgcgaagcgagcacaacggggtctggggcagcgccccagccgccggaggcgagACACGGGGAAACGgaggtgtgcctccggcggctggggcgctgccccagaccccgttgtgctcgcttcgcgagcgatTGGGGGGATGTGAATGGGATACTAACGAGGGTGTAGGCTAA
- the PPH21 gene encoding phosphoprotein phosphatase 2A catalytic subunit PPH21 (Catalytic subunit of protein phosphatase 2A (PP2A); functionally redundant with Pph22p; methylated at C terminus; forms alternate complexes with several regulatory subunits; involved in signal transduction and regulation of mitosis; forms nuclear foci upon DNA replication stress; PPH21 has a paralog, PPH22, that arose from the whole genome duplication; GO_component: GO:0005737 - cytoplasm [Evidence IDA] [PMID 22842922]; GO_component: GO:0005634 - nucleus [Evidence IDA] [PMID 22842922]; GO_component: GO:0000159 - protein phosphatase type 2A complex [Evidence IDA] [PMID 17550305]; GO_function: GO:0016787 - hydrolase activity [Evidence IEA,IEA]; GO_function: GO:0046872 - metal ion binding [Evidence IEA]; GO_function: GO:0004721 - phosphoprotein phosphatase activity [Evidence IEA,IEA]; GO_function: GO:0004722 - protein serine/threonine phosphatase activity [Evidence IMP] [PMID 2176150]; GO_process: GO:0000082 - G1/S transition of mitotic cell cycle [Evidence IGI] [PMID 12518319]; GO_process: GO:0007015 - actin filament organization [Evidence TAS] [PMID 9001215]; GO_process: GO:0007117 - budding cell bud growth [Evidence TAS] [PMID 9001215]; GO_process: GO:0007094 - mitotic spindle assembly checkpoint [Evidence IPI] [PMID 9001215]; GO_process: GO:0006470 - protein dephosphorylation [Evidence TAS] [PMID 9001215]; GO_process: GO:0006417 - regulation of translation [Evidence IPI] [PMID 10329624]) has translation MELFKIGGPCPDTNYLFMGDYVDRGYYSVESVSYLVAMKVRYPSRLTILRGNHESRQITQVYGFYDECLRKYGNANVWKMFTDLFDFFPITALVENKIFCLHGGLSPNIETIDNIRDLNRFQEVPHDGPMCDLLWSDPDDRGSWGVSPRGAGFTFGQDISEQFNHTNDLSLISRAHQLVMEGYSWSHEQQVVTIFSAPNYCYRCGNQAAIMEVDEKLNNTFLQYDPCPRPGEPSVSRKTPDYFL, from the coding sequence ATGGAGCTGTTTAAGATTGGCGGGCCGTGTCCGGATACTAATTACCTGTTTATGGGAGATTATGTCGATAGAGGATACTACTCGGTGGAGTCGGTGTCGTATTTGGTTGCTATGAAAGTACGATATCCCAGCCGGTTGACTATTTTGAGAGGTAATCACGAGTCGCGTCAGATCACCCAGGTGTATGGATTCTATGACGAGTGTTTGAGAAAGTACGGCAATGCTAATGTGTGGAAAATGTTTACTGATTTGTTCGACTTTTTCCCCATTACTGCTTTAGTAGAGAACAAGATCTTCTGTCTTCATGGCGGTCTGTCACCTAATATCGAGACTATTGATAATATCCGGGATCTGAACCGGTTCCAGGAAGTTCCTCATGACGGGCCCATGTGTGATTTGCTGTGGTCGGATCCTGACGACCGAGGGTCTTGGGGAGTATCGCCACGAGGTGCAGGATTCACGTTTGGCCAGGACATTTCCGAGCAGTTTAACCATACCAACGACCTGAGTCTAATTTCACGAGCCCATCAACTTGTCATGGAAGGATACAGCTGGTCGCACGAACAACAGGTGGTGACCATTTTCTCGGCACCCAACTACTGCTACCGATGCGGTAACCAGGCCGCCATCATGGAAGTCGACGAGAAACTCAACAACACTTTCCTCCAGTACGACCCCTGTCCTCGGCCCGGCGAGCCCTCTGTATCTAGAAAAACCCCCGACTATTTCTTGTAA